One Stratiformator vulcanicus genomic window, GAAGCAACCCTGAATTGCGATCCGACGAATGAAAGCCTCCGAGAAGCAACAGGTCGCCCGCAAGATCGTCGCGTTCTTGAAAAAAGAACTTCCGGCTCCTCCCAAGAAGCCAGAAGAACGCAACGTCATTGAGACGTTGCTGTACGCCGTCGGCTATGAGAATGCGACGTTAGCCGAGTCCGATCTGGCGGCGAAGAAACTCGACGATGATTTCTTCGACCTGAACGAACTCCGCGTCAGCACGATCACCGAGTTGCGGCAGCCGTTCGCGCACCTCGATGATTCGGCTCTCCGTGCGCACCGCGTTCGTTGCATCCTGCAGGGAACATTCGAAGACCAATACAACTTCGATCTGGACGGGATGCGGAAGAAGACCCTCGATCAGGCGTTGAAACAACTGAAGAAAATCCGGGATCAATCGCCGTTCGTCCGCCTCTACTGCCTGAAAGAGGCGCTCTCGGCGCACGTGGTGCCGCTCGACGACCTGTCGTGCAATGCCGCAATCTGGTGCGGACTGATCGATGTCGGAACAAAGCCCGAACAGGGAGCCGACGTGTTGAAGTCGGTCGTCCGAAAACCCGATGCGTCCGAGTTCTTCCACTACCTGCATGATCTCGCTTCGGCGAAGCGAGACGTCTTTCACCCCGATCAATTCGTAATTCCGGAAGAGGGCTTCGACCCGGGCAATGTGACGTCACGCCTCCCGGAGCTGTTCGGCAGCCCAAAGAAGACGGCATCTGCCAAGCCCGCAGCCAAGAAGTCGCCGGCCGAGGGTACGGCGAAGAAATCAGCGGGATCGAAAAAGGCTACGACGAAGAAATCGGCCAAGAAGAAACCGGCATCGAAAAAATCGACGAAGAAAGCCGCGACGAAGTCTTCCAAATCCGCCGGCGATGCAAAGTCGAAGAAAAAAGCGACGAAGAAAGCCAAAGCCTCGTCCTGACCGGTCTCTTCCTCAGTTGGTGCAGTTTCCGATCGATGGCTAAAATGACTCGATTGCGTCAGGTTGGGTCAAATTCAGGTTGGTTCGAAAGCTGTGAAGAGGACCACTCCGGCTCAGCACGCGGTCCGTATCGCGACCCTGAGCGAAACGAGCGCGTCTCTTTTTGGCGTCGGGCTTTTGGCCGTGAAGGAATCACCAGACTCGTGACGAATAACGGCGCGGGTCTTCCTGTCGAAGGAACCATCCGATGAAAATCGATTTCCGAGGTCGCAATACTTCGACGAGGTGGCCGCACGGCCTGGTCCTCGGAGTCGTTTCCCTGTTGATCGCGCCGCTGCTTTCGCCGCAAACGTTTGGCAGCGAAACCGATCCCAGCGAGCCGAATCCCGCTGAAACAGTGAGCGGTGAGAATGAGCCGACCGATTCGGGCTCCGGCAACCCTTCGCCTATTCCCGCGTTGGTGCCATGGGAGGATCCCCCGGAACGACTCGAACCGGTCAATCCTGAACCGGAACAAGCCAAATCAGCGCGCGACGCGCAAGCTTGGTTCGCTGTCGGTCGAGTCCGCGAATCGCGCAACGACTTCCGGCAGGCTTTGGATGCGTACCGGAAGGCGATTGAACTGGCGCCGCAGCAACCCCGCTATTATAAGTCGCTCGTTCCGCTCGCATTCAGTCTGAATGAATCGGAAATGGGGCTGAAATACGCGTTACAACTCGTTGAACTCGACCCGAGTGATTTCCGGCTGCTGCGGCAACTCGGCACCCTGATGGCGGCACGAAATGACATCGAGAAGGCGATCGACCTGTTGGAGAAAGCGGCCGAAGTCGATGGCGTCGACCATCTGGAGTCGCCGTATGTACTGCTCCAGCGAGATCTGGGGGTCCTCTATCAGGCGACCGACGATCTGGCAAAAGCCGCCGACTCGTTCGAGATCGTGCTCGAAGCACTCACCCGCCCGGAACTATACCGATTAAACCTGCCGGCGCGGGCGGCGCTGCTAGCCGATGCCGAGTCGACGTTCGAAAAAATGGGGGACTTGTTTGTCACCGCCGAGCGTTACGAATCAGCCATTAAGGCGTTCGAAGAGGCCGATCGGGCGCGTCGCGGTCGACCGGCCATCTTAAAATTTAACGTCGCCCGCATTTACGAAAAGACGAACAAGCACAACGAAGCACTCGCCGCGATTGAAGAATATATCAAGTCCGGAAGCACCGAGCGCGGGGCAGCCGCGTACGAACTGTTCGGTCAAATTCTAAAATCGCTCGAGCGTGAAGACGAAATCGTCGGACGCCTCCAATCGATCGCCGACAAGTCGCCCCGTAACGCCGCTGTGCGTCTGACCCTTGCCGACCTGCTGATCGAACAAGACCGGCTCGACGATGCTTCACAGATCCTCGGTGAAATCGCACCGCGCGAATCCGAATCGCAGGTGCATTTTGCGCTAGCGCGCATCGCGGCAAAACGCAACGACGCGGCTGTCCTGCTCAGCGAATTAGAACAGGCCACCAGCGAATCAGAAGACCTGCAATCGTTGGCGGAATTCCTGAAGTCGATTTCTGAAAACGAATCACTCTTAGCATCGCTCGTCAAAATCGGTCGAGAGCGTGTCGCCTCGGATGACGCGCAATTGTCGTTTCGTCAAAGTTATCTCTTGGCGAAATTGGCACGCGAAGCCGAACAGGTCGATGAAGCGGTCGAGTTTTATCAAGTCGCCATGGCCTCGGCCGGCGAACGCGAGTTAGTGATCGCCCAAGAGTTCGCCGATTACCTGCAGTCGAATGATCAGCTGGCCGAGGCGGCTGATGTCTTAGCTGAAGCACTAAAGAGTGCGAACGCCGAAGGACCCGCTCGAGCGCAACTTCTGTTTCGACGCTCTGAAATTCTGGAGTCTGCCGGACGAACTGAAGAAGCCATTAAGTCGATCAGTGACGCGCTGACGATACTCCCGGGCAATCCGACGCTCGAATTCCAACGGGCGTGGATCTATTCGCACGCACGACGTGACGCCAAAGCGGTGCAACTCTTTCGAGAGTTCATCAACGCCCATCCGGAAGCTCCGCCGCTGGTTCGTCAGGCAAAATTTATCTTGTCGAACGTGCTGGTCCGTTCCGGGCAGCTGGACGAAGGCGTGCAGGTTCTTGAGGAAGTCTATGAGAACGACCCGGACGACCCCTCGGTTAATAACGACCTCGGCTACCTCTATGCCGACCAAGGCATTCAACTGGAAAAGGCTTTGAAGATGGCGAAGCTGGCGGTCGAGTCAGAACCGGACAACGCCGCTTATCTCGACACGCTGGGCTGGGCTTTATTTAAACTCGGCCGATTCGAAGAAGCGGTCAAACACCTTTCGAAAGCGGTCACCTTTGAAAGCGGGCAAGATGCCGTGCTGTACGACCACCTGGGCGACGCCCAATCGGCATTGGGCAACACGGACGCCGCCGAGCAGGCTTGGCAAAAGGCACTCGACTTCGCCGAAAAACAAAGCGTGCCCGATCCTGAACTCATCGGGAAGCTCAAGTCAAAGCTTAATACTGAATCTTAATTATCGCGGCCGCAGGCACTTGATGCCCGGCTCTTAAAGTCGCTGAGGTCCGTATGGCTGGTCATTCCCATTGGGCGAACATCGCCCGCGCGAAGAGCGTTGTCGACAAAAAGCGGGGCAAGCTGTTCGGCAAATTAAGTCGAGCCATTATCGTCGCCGCGCGAACGGGCGGGGCCGATCCGGCAATGAACCTCCGGCTGCGGTACGCAATCGATAAAGCTCGCAAAGCGAGCATGCCGAAAGACAACATCGAGCGAGCCGTTAAAAAAGGAGCGGGAGAAACAGACGGGGAAAATTACGAAGAACTGCTCTACGAAGGTTATGGCCCCGGCGGCACCGCGATCCTTTGTGATATTTTGACGGAAAACCGGAACCGCACCGCCAGCGAAGTGCGGAAGATTTTCGAAATCCACGGCGGTAACCTCGGCACAACAAACTGTGTCGCCTGGATGTTCGACCTGAAAGGCGTGCTGCGCGTTCCCGCTGAAAACGTCGAAGAAGACCGGCTATTTGAAGTCGCCTTAGAAGCCGGGGCAGAAGACGTGCGTCGAGACGGCGAGTTCTTCGAAGTCCATACGCCGCCGGAAATCTTTCAGCAGGTTTGCGACGCCTTTGAGGAGGCGAAAGTCCCAACCGACTCGGCGGAGACCACCCGCGTCCCGCAAAACACCGTCGATTTGGACGGGGATGATGCCCGCAAGCTACTCAAGCTGCTGGACGGACTTGAAGATCAGGACGACATTCAGACGGTCACGGCGAACTTTAACATTTCGGATGAATTGATGGCAGAGGTGGGGGCCGAGTGAACCGGGTCGCCTTCTGATCCGTTCGCCGTTAAGTCACCTTGAGAGTTTTCTTCGAGCCGTTGAGAGATTCGTCCATGCGCGAGGGAAAAGTCGAGTTCCGCTGCGACACCTGTGAGAAGTTGCTGAGAACCGACGCATCGCACATCGGGGACGAGACGGCTTGCCCGTCGTGCGGAGCGGCGCTCGTCGTGCCGGATTATGAACCCGCCTTCGCCGATGATACGGCCGAGCCGTTGGAACATGCCGGCTTCGATCAGGCACCGGAGACGGCATGGCATCAGCAGACCTCGGACCCTGCCGCCCCCGTAAATCGTTCAGCTTCAAGTAATGCCGGGCGATTGAAGCCGCACCGTGGGGTCGCCGTGCTGATTCTCGGAATTTTCAGTTGGTTTACCGGCATCCCGTTTCTCGCCGTTGCCGGGGTCGTGATGGGGGCATCGGATCTCAAAGCGATGGACCGTGGCACGATGGACCCCTCCGGACGAGACATGACCCGTTGGGGCTACTGGATCGGACTCGCCCACCTGATTTTGGTCGGCGTGATCCTGGTACTCGTGTGCGGTGGAGTTTTGGTCGCTATTATCGCGTAGAGCGAATTTCCGTTAAGTGTAGCGGTTTCCGGCGACGATTCTCCAAAATTGCGGGCATTCTGCGCTCGAAAGCCGCTACAGATAGCAGGAATCTGCTCCAAGCATCATCGGCCTGACTTCTGTCGAGTCCGCACCATGGCGATCGAGTTCCGTTGTCCGTCCTGCAACAAATTACTGCGCACACGCGATGACAGAGCCGGGGCCACGGCCAGTTGCCCCGACTGCGGTTCATCAGTGACCGTCCCCGACGACAACGCCCAGCCCGAAGCCGGCCCGGACGACTTCGGTTCCGACTTCGACACGCCCGCTGAGACGGCGTTCGCCGGTTCAGTCTCGTCGCCCTCCGCTCCACGGTCGCCAAGATCCCCAAGCGGTAGGATGATCGACTGCCCGATGTGCGGCGCGTCGGTGCCGGCGGGATCATCGACGTGTCACGCCTGCGGAGAAGAACTCAGGCCGTCGATTGCGGAGGAGGACACCGGGGGAGAAATCGATTTTAGCGAGTGTTTCCGAGAAGGATGGGAGAAATTTACGAGCAATCTCGGTCCGGCGGTCGGGTTTACGCTCCTTTCGGTCTTCGCCGGTTTCTGTGTGATCCTTCCGATCGTGGCTGTCCAGATCATCGGGCTGTTCATGGCGGAGCAAAACGGGATCCCGGCGATCGTCGATCTGGCAATCAATCTTGGCGGAGCCGTCGTTGGGATCCTCATTCAAACGTTCTTTGTCGCCGGACTGACGCGCTTCCTGCTGCTGCTCGTTCGAGATCAGGAAGCCGGTATCGAAGAACTGTTCTCCGGCGGTCGCTACTACGGCGCGGCCATTCCCAACGCGCTTGTCTTCGGCTTGGCGACTCAGGCCGCGCAGCTTCTGGCGAGCCCGTTTCAACGTGAAAATGCCGATGTGGAAATGCAACTTATCGCGGGGCTTCTTTCAATAATCGGTTTGATCGTTTCATTGGTGCTGACGTGCTACTTCTGGTCATACATGTATATCATCGTGGACGATCGCCAGCCGAAGTACGAAGGGCTGGGCTACCTCAAAGCCGCAGCCGGGTTGTCCAAAGGGAGTCGGCTGATCTTTTTCGCATTGATTATTGTGCTCGGTGCGATCAACCTCGCCGGGGCCGTCGCGTGCCTTCTGCCGGTCCTTTTCACGATGCCATTGACGCTCATCCTGATGACGGTCGCTTACGAGCAGCTCAGCAATCACGGCCGCAGGCATGCTCCGTCCGCGACGATTTCCGAAGCCGACTGGGCTGATTCACCTGAGGACGGCATCCGCTGATGGCCATCGAATTCCGCTGCTCCGGTTGCGACAAACTGCTCCGCACGCCCGAAGACAAGGCCGGCAAGTCGGCGAATTGCCCGGAGTGCGGCCATCGCGTCACCGTTCCCGCGGTCGCACCTCCGCCGGAGGTCGCTTTCTCCCCGGCTGATTCTAATGCATCCGGCCCGGGCGAGGATGATTTCGACAGTTCGTCTGACTTCGACCAAAACGTCGACGGCGGGGATGATGGCTACGATCCGAACTGGGATCTGACACGTGAGCGGCAGAGCACTCCGGATGGAGACCAGACCTGTCCGATGTGCGGCACTGTATCCGGCCCGGAGTCCTCTCGCTGCCGGGCCTGCGGCGAAGATCTGAGCATCTCGAATTTGAATGCCCGACCCGGACGCCAATCGATCGACATCGGCGAGGCGATGCGGGACGGCATGGAGTGGCTCAAGCCCGATCTCAGCATCATGATCGCCGCGACGCTGATCTTCGGGATGCTGTTCTGGTTTATCTATATGGTCGCCTATTTCAGCAGCCTCATTCTGGCCGGCTTAGTCGCCGCGATGGTGCAGGGGGGAGGCGGGGGTCGACCCGCTGATGAGACGCTATTCGGTATGATCGTTTTTCTTGGCGGCGGATCTCTGATGACGATATTGCTCGGACCGCCTTACACGTTTTTGACTCTCGGATTCACACGGCTGACCTTCAACGTCCTCCGCGGAAACACGGCCGATCTGACCGACCTGTTTCGCGGCGTCCAAGGATTTCTACCGGCGATCATCATCAACCTGTTCTACGGCGTGTTGGTCCTCGTGACCTCCGGCCCCGCGATGGCGCTGTTCATGTTTGGTGCCTTGGCCGAAGACGAAGTGGCAGGCAGTGGTGTCGGCCTGATACTACTTAGCGGAACGATTTTTCTGATCGGTAGCCTGTTGCAACTCGCATTCTGCGTCTATCTGTGGCCCTACTACTGGGTGTTGGTCGATCGCAATACCGGCGTCGGCGAAACGATCGGGCTTTCGTTGGCAATTACGCGGAAGAGCCGCCTCACCGTACTCGGTCTGATGCTGATCTACGGCTTCATTTGGACCATCGCTTACACGATGTGCAGCCTTCCGCTCTTGTTCGCTTATCCCTACCTCGTGATGATGATGGGGGCGGCGTACATTCAGGTCCGCAACAACTCCGGCACCATCGACGCCTCAACCGACCCCGTATAGTTGCGCCCGCCGGGAAGCAGGCCCAGAGGCAACAGGATGCCCCGAGAAACCAAATACCGCCGCACCACCGCAGCCGATGCCGAGATTGACCTGCCGGACGAATTGACCGATCCGCCGGCGCCGAGCAATCGCGTCCTCGACGAACAGCGGACGTTCGACGAGCAACTCCGCCCGACCCGCCTCTCGCAGGTGATCGGTCAGCGCAAGGTCAAAGAGCGGCTGCAGATCGTGCTCGACGCGACCCGCATGCGTCAGACGCCGCTGGGGCACTTACTCCTCGATGGCCCGCCCGGTCTCGGCAAGACGACCCTCGCCACAGTCATTCCCCGGGAACTCGATACCGAAATTCAATTTACCTCCGGTCCGGCCCTCAAAGCCCCGAAGGATCTCGTCCCGTACCTGACGAACGCGATCAGCGGATCAGTGCTGTTCATCGACGAAATTCACCGGCTCCCCCCCGCGGTTGAAGAATACCTCTACTCGGCGATGGAAGACTTTCGCGTCGACATTGTGCTGGGCGAGGGGACCAACGCCCGCACGCTGAGCATCGACCTCAAGCCCTTCACGGTTATCGGTGCGACGACCCGCAGCGGAATGCTGACCGCGCCGCTCCGCGACCGTTTCGTCCACCAGGAACGGCTCACCTATTACGACACCGCAGAGCTCACCGAGATTGTGCAGATCAATGCAAAGAAGCTGAGCAGCGACATCTCCGATGACGCCGCCCGTGAGATCGCGATCCGCTGCCGGGGGACGCCCCGCCGAGCCAACAACCTGCTCCGCTGGGCCCGCGACTACGCCGAGGTCCACGGCGGCGGCACCATCACCGACGACATCGCCAATCGAGCTCTCGAAATGCGAGAGATCGACAAGCACGGGCTCGACGAACAGGACCGCCGCTACCTGACGACCCTCATCGACGTCTTCACCGGCGGCCCCGCGGGCCTGTCGACCCTCTCCCATTCCCTCAGCATCCCCGCCGATACCTTGGAGGACGAGGTCGAACCGTTCCTCTTAAGAACGGGTTTAATCCGCCGTACGCCCAGAGGCCGCACCGTCACCCCGGCGGGCTGGGAGCATGTAGGGCGGGCAAAGCCCGACAATGACGGTGATCGGAGTTTGTTCGGTTAGTCGACTTTCGAAGCGGTTTCCAACAAGCCACGCACGAAGTAAGCGGATCATCCCACTACGGCAGACGTCGCCAAACGAAGCGACGCACTCCCGCCAATATCCGCTTACTTCGTGCGCGGCTTGTAGCGTGACATCCGCTTTGCGCCGTCGTGCCGCGTTCAGAAGGGGCCCACTCACGGGAGACCGACAGCCGCAGCAAGATGAACAGGGAGGAATTAAAAGAGGCGGTGGAGGAACAGAGGGAGTAAAAGACGCAAGAGAGTGCTGTGTGCTTAAGGGAAAACTGTCTTTGCGGGTGGCGCGGACATTGGTCGAGGCGATCTCAAAATCGATGAAGTCGCTCGGCTTACGCCTCGGTTTTGTGCTGTTGTCGATTAATTCACGCGGTGCTCTTCAACGGCTTGTTTTAATTCGTCGCGATTCATCTTGCTGCGACCGTCGATTTCGAGGCGCTTCGCCTCTTCATAGAGTTCCTGCTTGGTGGGTTCGTCATTGCGCGAACGGAAGTGCTGGTAGAGGGCCCGCGCGAGTTTCCTCTTGCTCATGCGGCTGCGCCCCGAAATGCGTTCGGAGCGGGCGATGTCTTCGAGGTCGCTCTTGTCGAGCTGCCGAAGTTGTTCCTCACGCAATTGCGATACGTCGCGGGAGTCGCCCTGATCCTCCTTTTCGCCTGTTCGCAGCCAGCCTCTTCGATCGCCAGCGCGACGAGTCGCCGCCGGGTTTCGCGGTATTCCTCGATGACTTCGCCGGTGTCGACGTCGGGATTCGGTCGCAGGCCGACTTCTTTAATCGCTTCGAGGTCGAGGTGGGCGATTTCCTGGTCGCCTTTGATCGAACCTGGCATGACAATTCCCGCCGTCGCCAACTCGGCATAGTCGCGGATCGTCTCGTCCGCGACGTACAACAGGCCGGCGGGCGGTCTTCTTTAGCGACGAAGTGTCGCATTAAGAAAACGGCATCCGACAGAACCAGGATGGCTCGGCTGCTCGACTTCGATTTTGTGCGGCTGTGAAAGAAATTGAGAATCGGGTAGGCGAGATGTTGATGCGAGTGCTGACCGAGCTGCCCGAGCGTCGTTAAAACGTAGGAGTCGATTCCTCCGGGCGTCCTGCCGATCGCGAAGATCGTTTCGGCGAGGGCTTTCTTTTCAACGGCCGACGAGACAACCTGCAACAGATACGAGAGGGATGTTGTAATGACGAGCGTCGCCGATAACGTGGCATAATTTCCGAAGAGCGTCCAAGGAAACCGCGACGGCACGAAGTCGCCGTACCCGAGCCCCGATAGCGTGACGCCGGTGAAATATAGTTTTTCCAGCAATGTCGAAGATGCCTCGTCTTGTAACTTTATGACCGAGTCGGCATGCGACGCGAACACGAGATACCAACCCAGGTTCATAAGGGCATACCACACGATCACTGTCCCGATCAGCATAAAGGGACCGAGCAGACTTAGCAGCTGGTGGATTGCCCAACGACGGTGAAGGCGAGGCCGCAGTACCACACGGCTCCCGTCCAGAGCCGCGTGAGCGGCCCCGCGCCCTGGGTGCTTAGCACCGTGATCACGGCGTCATAGATCGTGAAGTAGAGGATCGCGACGCCAGCGGTCAGGATCACAAAGGACATCTTCAGAGATCGATTGCGGTTCAATCTGACGTTGGCAGCTGTATCATCGATTGTCGAACGGTTTTTGCGTCGGATGTGTGCGACAATCCTGGAAGTTAAAGTCGTCTATTTCAACCCAACGCACCACCGGATAAAACCCGATCGGAGCCCCGGCGTTACACCTGCCTGAGCTGATACTGCGACTCGTTCTTCGCGCCGAGCAATCCCAAGGACGCCGCGACCGTGACCACGATCGAACATGCCGCCGCGAAGATTCGAGCAGCCAAGTCGCTCGCGATCCTCACAGGCATCGGGCTTGTGTTCTCGAAGTCTTGAAACTGCTTCTAGAACCAAAAAGTCAGCTGCGAAAAAGGTGGCGGCTCAGACGGCGTGTGTCTGAACCACCACCCTGGCTTCCCATTCTATGACGTCAGATGCTCTCGAAACCTTGTTTGATCACGATCGTTTGAGGAAGCGACGCTGCTTGATAAAGCCGAGTGTGAGGGCCTTCGAAATCGAGTTGAATACCGTCATTATCAAATTCAATGGTAATGCACTCCTTCGCACTCAGCGATATGACAGAACCGTCCGCCATTAGGATGTTCATCGATTTATTAAAGGCACCGTGAATGAACCCTCCCGGCCCGAAGGTCTGGTATTCGGTCTCCACGGGGTCAACGAGATAGGCTGTCATCGAAGAGGTCACTTCCTGCGTTGTCGCACCATTAACATCTGGCTCGCCCCATGGTGTGGTCAGCCCGTTTTCAAAATATTTGTCGGACAGAAAAGGAATGATATTGCTACCGACTTGTGATTGCTCCAGAGTTTTCTCCCGCATGACGCCAATTGTCGGGAATGGAGCCGAATATGTACTGTCAACCGCTTCTAAAGAGGTGTTGTCGACGAACCAATTAGTAATGACGTTGGGCCACGTCTGGTCTTCGCTCGTTGGGCATAGCATTGCCCCCAGACCGATGTCTGGATCATCGTTAATGTCAATCAGCCCCAGCTCAATCATAGCCGAATACCAATTTCCGCCGCGTATGAAGCGACCCGCGCTATCGTCTTGTGCCACAGTATGAAACGCTATCCCGAACTGCCTCATGTTGTTTTTGCATTGGGCGGCGCGGGCGCTTTCGCGGGCAGCAAAGACTGCCGGCGTAACAAGCGCGACAAGAATGGCAATAATGGCAATGACAACCAGCAATTCGACTAAAGTAAAGCCCACTCTTCTCATCAATAACTCCCGATGGTTGATTCCTGTTTACCAAACGCACCGTCGACCATATCGCCAATCATTAAGCCAATATTAAGCAGTCGCTAAACACGAAAAAAAACTTTTGTCCATAAGTACTTTACAAGGCATTGTTTTGCGCGGAATACGGTGACAACCCTTATGTAACTTTGACCAGACGACATGGTGCGTAATCTTAATGCATTATTGGGGATGCTCGATGATGTTCTCAACATCACTATTTCCGATGTGGAACCGGCGGATGCGCCGAATCTTTGAAGTGTTCCGTTACCTCGGCGTCCGTGAGAACGGTACTTAATCATGTCAATATATAAGCGTATCTCATCGCGAATTTCTTCGGCCGGTTTTGTCGCGATCCTCACAGGGGCGGGTGTCTCCGCACCGAGCGGGGTGCCGACGTTCCGCGATCCCGGCGGGTTGTGGCGGAACTATCGCCCCGAGGACCTGGCCACGCCGGAGGCGTTCGCGCGGGATCCGAAACTGGTGTGGGAGTGGTACGAACTGCGGCGGGCGGGAATTGCGAAGTGCCTGCCGAACGCGGCACACCGGGTCATCGCCGAGTGGCAGCGGACGCGGCCGAACGTGACTTTAATTACGCAGAATGTCGACGGCTTGCACGAAGCCGCGGGATCGGACGACATCGTTCGGCTGCATGGGTCACTGTGGCTCATCCGCTGCAGCACCGGTTGTTCCGCCGAACGCTGGGATCGCACGGTGCCGCTTCCCGAGCTTCCCCCGAGATGTGCCAATTGCGGGGCATTCGAACGTCCTGGCGTGGTGTGGTTCGGAGAGCGGCTCAATGAAGAATCGCTGCATCGGGCTGCGACCGCTTGCGAGGCCGACGTCTTTCTCAGCATCGGAACAAGCTCGCTTGTCTCCCCCGCAGCCTATCTTCTGCCACGTGCTAAAGAACTCGGAGCCTATACGATCGAGATCAATCCGGAGGCGACCGGGCATAAGTCAACCGTTGATTTGGCAATGCCGGAATCGGCTGACACCGCCCTCTCGGCAATCAATGATTTATTATGAGCGTTCATAAATCTGGCTTAGATATCCGAGGCGATGTAACATGCCTGAAAAGAAGCCGCCTCGACTCTATCAACTTCTCGTCAAGTTGAACCTTAACGACAAACCGGGTGTCGTCGGAGACCCTTGTCTCGGATTTGACCTTCTTGGGTGGGTTTCGTCGCTCATTGGGATCGTGACCGCTGCGACAGTCACGCTTTTGGAGACTTTAATATTTGAGCTTCACCAGTCGAAAAACGGAATGACCGGGGCATTTCTGTTATTTATGATTGGGTTTCCGCTGATCACCGCTATCGTCGATGATAAATTCATTGAACCGACCCGGACCGAAATTCGCAAAGCGAAAGCGACTGCCAGGCGAAGTCGGTTGGCATCTGAGAATTAAGACCTATTCGCGCTCAGACTGCTTAACGAGATTTGATTTAAGTCGACTTATCAACGCTTCAAACCCGCGAATGCTGCCGCAGGCGCAAAGGCACGCAGTGCCCCCTCTCCGCTTGGGAGAGGGTTGGGGTGAGGGGGTGCGGCGGCTGTTCATCGAACAGCCGCGGCAAGATGCTCTTTCGCGTGAAATTAAGAGCAAACAGCGGTGCCGTTGGATCAACGCCCCACCAGCCCCTCATCCGGCCTATCGGCCACCTTCTCCCGAGGGAGAAGGCCCGTGGTTGCTGCCGCAGGCACAAAGGCACGAAGTGCCCCCTCTCCGCTCGGGAGAGGGTTGGGGTGAGGGGGTGCGGCGGCGGTTCATCGGACAGCCGCGATCGAATGCTCTTTTGCGCGAAGTTAAGAGCGAACGGCGGTGCCGTTGGATCAACGCCCCACCGTCCCCTCATCCGGCCTTCGGCCACCTTCTCCCGAGGGAGAAGGCCCGCGGTTGCTGCCGCAGGCACAAAGGTGCGCAGTGCCCCCTCTCCGCTCGGGAGAGGGTTGGGGTGAGGGGGTGCGGCGGCAGGTTGATGGACAGCCGCGATAGAATGCTCTTTCGCATGAAATTAAGAGCAAACAGCAGTGCCGTTGGATCAACGCCCCACCTGCCCCTCATCCGGCCTATCGGCCACCTTCTCCCGAGAGGAGAAGGCCCGTGGTTGCTGCCGCAGGCACAAAGGTGCGCAGTGCCCCCTCTCCGCTCGGGAGAGGGCTGGGGTGAGGGG contains:
- the ruvB gene encoding Holliday junction branch migration DNA helicase RuvB — translated: MPRETKYRRTTAADAEIDLPDELTDPPAPSNRVLDEQRTFDEQLRPTRLSQVIGQRKVKERLQIVLDATRMRQTPLGHLLLDGPPGLGKTTLATVIPRELDTEIQFTSGPALKAPKDLVPYLTNAISGSVLFIDEIHRLPPAVEEYLYSAMEDFRVDIVLGEGTNARTLSIDLKPFTVIGATTRSGMLTAPLRDRFVHQERLTYYDTAELTEIVQINAKKLSSDISDDAAREIAIRCRGTPRRANNLLRWARDYAEVHGGGTITDDIANRALEMREIDKHGLDEQDRRYLTTLIDVFTGGPAGLSTLSHSLSIPADTLEDEVEPFLLRTGLIRRTPRGRTVTPAGWEHVGRAKPDNDGDRSLFG
- a CDS encoding type II secretion system protein, which produces MRRVGFTLVELLVVIAIIAILVALVTPAVFAARESARAAQCKNNMRQFGIAFHTVAQDDSAGRFIRGGNWYSAMIELGLIDINDDPDIGLGAMLCPTSEDQTWPNVITNWFVDNTSLEAVDSTYSAPFPTIGVMREKTLEQSQVGSNIIPFLSDKYFENGLTTPWGEPDVNGATTQEVTSSMTAYLVDPVETEYQTFGPGGFIHGAFNKSMNILMADGSVISLSAKECITIEFDNDGIQLDFEGPHTRLYQAASLPQTIVIKQGFESI
- a CDS encoding SIR2 family NAD-dependent protein deacylase codes for the protein MSIYKRISSRISSAGFVAILTGAGVSAPSGVPTFRDPGGLWRNYRPEDLATPEAFARDPKLVWEWYELRRAGIAKCLPNAAHRVIAEWQRTRPNVTLITQNVDGLHEAAGSDDIVRLHGSLWLIRCSTGCSAERWDRTVPLPELPPRCANCGAFERPGVVWFGERLNEESLHRAATACEADVFLSIGTSSLVSPAAYLLPRAKELGAYTIEINPEATGHKSTVDLAMPESADTALSAINDLL
- a CDS encoding YebC/PmpR family DNA-binding transcriptional regulator codes for the protein MAGHSHWANIARAKSVVDKKRGKLFGKLSRAIIVAARTGGADPAMNLRLRYAIDKARKASMPKDNIERAVKKGAGETDGENYEELLYEGYGPGGTAILCDILTENRNRTASEVRKIFEIHGGNLGTTNCVAWMFDLKGVLRVPAENVEEDRLFEVALEAGAEDVRRDGEFFEVHTPPEIFQQVCDAFEEAKVPTDSAETTRVPQNTVDLDGDDARKLLKLLDGLEDQDDIQTVTANFNISDELMAEVGAE
- a CDS encoding tetratricopeptide repeat protein produces the protein MKIDFRGRNTSTRWPHGLVLGVVSLLIAPLLSPQTFGSETDPSEPNPAETVSGENEPTDSGSGNPSPIPALVPWEDPPERLEPVNPEPEQAKSARDAQAWFAVGRVRESRNDFRQALDAYRKAIELAPQQPRYYKSLVPLAFSLNESEMGLKYALQLVELDPSDFRLLRQLGTLMAARNDIEKAIDLLEKAAEVDGVDHLESPYVLLQRDLGVLYQATDDLAKAADSFEIVLEALTRPELYRLNLPARAALLADAESTFEKMGDLFVTAERYESAIKAFEEADRARRGRPAILKFNVARIYEKTNKHNEALAAIEEYIKSGSTERGAAAYELFGQILKSLEREDEIVGRLQSIADKSPRNAAVRLTLADLLIEQDRLDDASQILGEIAPRESESQVHFALARIAAKRNDAAVLLSELEQATSESEDLQSLAEFLKSISENESLLASLVKIGRERVASDDAQLSFRQSYLLAKLAREAEQVDEAVEFYQVAMASAGERELVIAQEFADYLQSNDQLAEAADVLAEALKSANAEGPARAQLLFRRSEILESAGRTEEAIKSISDALTILPGNPTLEFQRAWIYSHARRDAKAVQLFREFINAHPEAPPLVRQAKFILSNVLVRSGQLDEGVQVLEEVYENDPDDPSVNNDLGYLYADQGIQLEKALKMAKLAVESEPDNAAYLDTLGWALFKLGRFEEAVKHLSKAVTFESGQDAVLYDHLGDAQSALGNTDAAEQAWQKALDFAEKQSVPDPELIGKLKSKLNTES